TTCACCTCGATGCTGATCAACGTGCTCCGGGACGAGCAGCCGACCCACATCGTGGTCGCCTTCGACGTCTCCCGCCGGTCCTTCCGCACCGACAGATATGCCGAGTACAAGGCCGGCCGCAGCGAGACCCCGACCGACTTCAAGGGCCAGGTGAGCCTGGTCAAGGAGGTCCTCGCGGCGCTGCGGGTGCCGGTGGTGGAGGCGCCGGGCTACGAGGCCGACGACGTCATCGCCACGCTCGCCTGTCAGGCCCGCGACCAGGGCATGGACGTGCTGATCACCACCGGCGACCGGGACGCGTTCCAGCTCGTCGGCGACCAGGTCACCGTGCTCTACCCGCGCAAGGGCGTCTCCGACCTGGCCCGGATGGACCCGGCGGCGGTCGAGGCGAAATACGGTGTCCCGCCGGACCGCTACCGCGACCTGGCCGCGCTCGTCGGCGAGACGAGCGACAACCTGCCCGGCGTCCCCGGCGTCGGCCCGAAGACCGCAGCCAAGTGGATCAACCTGTACGGCGGTGTCGAGGGCGTGGTGGCCCGGGCCGACGAGATCAAGGGCAAGGCCGGCGAGAGCCTGCGCGAGCGCCTGGCCGACGTGATCCGCAACTACGAGATCAACTGCCTGGTCGCCGACCTGGAGCTTCCGGTGCGTCCCGAGGACGCCCGCTGGCAGGGCTGGGACCGGGAGGCCGTGCACCAGGTCTTCGACACGCTCCAGTTCCGCATCCTGCGGGACCGCCTCTACCAATACCTGGAGGCGGTCGAGCCGGAGGCCGAGGCCGGCTTCGAGCTGGCCGGCGAGGTGCTCACCGAGCCGGGCGCGCTCGCCGGCTGGCTGGACACCCACGGCGGGGCCGGCACGCCCGTCGGCCTGGCCGCCACGCTCGACACCGGCCCCAACCGCCGGCACACCGCCACCGTGACCGCGATGGCGCTCGCCACCACCGACGGCGCGGCGGCCTGGTTCGACCCGAGCCGGCTGGACGCCGGCGACGACGCCGCCCTGGCCGGCTGGCTGGCCGACGCCGGACGCCCGAAGGTGCTGCACGACAGCAAGCCAGCGGTGCTGGCGTTCGCCGCGCACGGCTGGGAGCTTCGGGGCATCGCCCGCGACACCCAGATCGCCGCCTACCTGGCCCGCCCCGACCAGCGTTCCTACGACCTCACCGACCTGGCGCTGCGCTACCTGCACCGGGAGCTGCGCGTCGACGCGCCGGAGACCGGCCAGCTCACCCTGGACGGGTTCGGTGACGAGGGCGCGGCCGAGCAGAACCTGATGCTCCAGGCCCGGGCCACGCTCGACCTGGCCGACGCGATCGACGCCGAGCTGTCCCGCGACGGCGAGCAGTCCGCCCGGCTGATGGCCGAGGTGGAGCTGCCGCTGATGCGGGTCCTCGCCGCCATGGAGCGCACCGGCATTGCCGCCGACACCGACTACCTCTCCGAGCTGGAGGCCCACTTCGCCGCCGAGGTGAAGGCCGCCGCGCAGAGCGCCTACGAGGTGGTCGGCCGGGAGTTCAACCTCGGCTCGCCCAAGCAGTTGCAGGAGATCCTCTTCACCGAGCTGGGCCTGCCCAAGACCAAGCGGATCAAGACCGGCTACACCACCGACGCCGACGCCCTCCAGTGGCTCTTCGCCCAGACCGAGCACCCGCTGCTGCACCACCTGCTGCGCCACCGCGACGTGGCCAAGCTCAAGTCGACTGTCGACGGGCTGCTCAAGTCGGTCTCCGACGACGGCCGGATCCACACCACGTTCAACCAGACGGTGGCCGCGACCGGGCGCCTGTCGTCCACCGAGCCCAACCTGCAGAACATCCCGATCCGCACCGAGGAGGGGCGGCGGATCCGGCGCGCGTTCGTCGTCGGCGAGGGCTACGAGTGCCTGCTCACCGCCGACTACAGTCAGATCGAGATGCGGATCATGGCGCACCTGTCCGCCGACGACGCGCTGGTCGAGGCGTTCAACTCCGGGCACGACTTCCACGCCGCGACCGCCTCCTCGGTCTTCACCGTCGACGTCGGCGCGGTCACCGCCGACCAGCGCCGCAAGATCAAGGCGATGAACTACGGCCTGGCGTACGGGCTGAGCGCGTTCGGCCTGTCCCAGCAGCTCGGCATCACCGCCGAGGAGGCGCGCGGGCTGATGGAGAACTACTTCGCCGGGTTCGGCGGGGTCCGCGACTACCTGCACGAGGTGGTGGCCCGGGCCCGGCAGGACGGCTACACCTCCACCATCCTGGGCCGCCGCCGCTACCTGCCCGACCTGGTCAGCGACAACCGGCAGCGCCGGGAGATGGCCGAGCGGATGGCGCTCAACGCCCCGATCCAGGGTTCGGCGGCCGACATCATCAAGGTCGCCATGCTGCGCGTCGACGGCGCGCTGCGCGAGGCGGGGCTGCGGTCGCGGATGCTGTTGCAGGTGCACGACGAGCTGGTCTTCGAGGTCGCCCCGGGCGAGCGGGAGGCGCTGGAGGCTCTGGTGCGCAAGGAGATGGGCGCGGCCCACCCGCTGTCGGTGCCGATGGAGGTGTCCGTCGGCGAGGGCCGCGACTGGAACAGCGCCGACCACTGACCCACCACCCACCCGGTGTCCGTGTCGACCAAGGAGTTTGCGTCGCGAGGCGTGCGTGAGCACGACACGAACTCCTTGATCAACGCCCGGGGACGGGGGAGGGAGGGGGCGGTGCTGCGGCGTGCAGGGCGGCGGCCAGGCGGTCCCGGACGGTGACCTGGGCGGCGATCCGGGCGTTCAACACGGCCAGCCGGTCCCGGCCGACCTTGAGCCCGGCCGGTGACGGCGGCGCGGCGGCCACGTCACCGTCCAGGCAGGGCAGGAAGACCTGGACGTCGTCCAGGGTCAGGCCGGCGTCGAGCAGGTGGCGGATGTTGCGGACCCGCGTCACCACCGCCGGGTCGTACTCGCGGTATCCGTTCATCGCCCGGGTCGAGACGATCAGGCCGCGCTCCTCGTAGTGCCGCAGGGCACGAGGCGTGCAGCCCGTCGCCCTCGCCACCTCGCCGATCCGCATGCGCCCGTCCCTTCAGGCGACCACCGCGCCCCCGTCCACCGGCAGCACCACGCCGGTGACGAACGCCGCCTCCGGGTCGCAAAGCCGCCGGATCGCCCAGGCTACTTCCTCGGGCCGGCCGATCCGCCCGGCCGGGGTGCGCGCGATCTGCCAGTCCCGAATCGCGGCTCGTTGCTCGGGCGACAGGCCGCCGTGCACGCCGATGGGCGTGTCGACCGCACCGGGCGCCACCGCCACCACCCGGACGCCCCGCGGTGCCAGCTCCACCGCCCAACTGCGGGTCAACGAGTCCAGCGCCGCCTTGCCCGCCGCGTACACCGAAGCGCCCGGCCAGGCGCGCGACCCGACGGACGTGGTGACGTTGACGAGCACGCCGCGAGTGTCGGCGAGCGCATCCACGGCGGCGTGCGCCAGCCGGATCGGAGCCAGCACGTTTGTCTCCATCTGCCGCCGCGCGGCGTCCTCGTCCAGGTCGGCCAGGGCGCCACCGCCGGCCACCCCGGCGTTGTTGACCAGCACGTCCAGCCGGCCGTACCGGTCGAGGGCGGCGTCGACGATCCGGGCGGGCGCGTCCGGCGCGGTGACGTCGGTGGTCAGCGGCACGATGCCGGGCCGGCCGGCAGCGGTCTCCGCCAGCGTCGCGGCCCGGCGGCCGACCGCGACGACCTGGTTGCCGGCGGCGGCGAAGGATTGCGCGGTGGCCCGGCCGATGCCGGTGCCCGCACCGGTGACCACGACGACGCGTGGGGTCCTGCGTGTCATACCGCCATGCTCCGACCCTGCCGTCAGCGGCAGGGTCAAGCGGCATGACCTCAGCCCTTGAGCGGGTCGTGGCCCCAGTTCATCAGCGACCAGCGCCACCTCGTGTCGCGGACGTCGCCGGACGGGCGCTGGGCCAGGTGCCGGTGCACGTACCCGACCACCTTGCGCATGTGCTTGTAGTCGGCGGCGGTGAGCTGGTCGCGCTTGCGGCGCAGCAGGTCCACGATCCGGCGGCCGGAGTCGTGCCCGACGGACTCGCCGCCCTTCGTGCCCGGCTTGTGCCAGCCGACGTGCTTGGACTCGTCGGTCTCCAACCAGCGGGTCAGCTCGGCCGGCTTCATGTTCACCGCGTCGGTGAACTCCCGGTACGTCTGCTCCGGATCCTCACTGCGGCTCACGGCGCAGCACCTCCGGTCGGTGGG
The genomic region above belongs to Micromonospora sp. WMMD1128 and contains:
- the polA gene encoding DNA polymerase I; protein product: MTATTPRLLLVDGHSLAYRAFFALPVENFSTTTGQPTNAVYGFTSMLINVLRDEQPTHIVVAFDVSRRSFRTDRYAEYKAGRSETPTDFKGQVSLVKEVLAALRVPVVEAPGYEADDVIATLACQARDQGMDVLITTGDRDAFQLVGDQVTVLYPRKGVSDLARMDPAAVEAKYGVPPDRYRDLAALVGETSDNLPGVPGVGPKTAAKWINLYGGVEGVVARADEIKGKAGESLRERLADVIRNYEINCLVADLELPVRPEDARWQGWDREAVHQVFDTLQFRILRDRLYQYLEAVEPEAEAGFELAGEVLTEPGALAGWLDTHGGAGTPVGLAATLDTGPNRRHTATVTAMALATTDGAAAWFDPSRLDAGDDAALAGWLADAGRPKVLHDSKPAVLAFAAHGWELRGIARDTQIAAYLARPDQRSYDLTDLALRYLHRELRVDAPETGQLTLDGFGDEGAAEQNLMLQARATLDLADAIDAELSRDGEQSARLMAEVELPLMRVLAAMERTGIAADTDYLSELEAHFAAEVKAAAQSAYEVVGREFNLGSPKQLQEILFTELGLPKTKRIKTGYTTDADALQWLFAQTEHPLLHHLLRHRDVAKLKSTVDGLLKSVSDDGRIHTTFNQTVAATGRLSSTEPNLQNIPIRTEEGRRIRRAFVVGEGYECLLTADYSQIEMRIMAHLSADDALVEAFNSGHDFHAATASSVFTVDVGAVTADQRRKIKAMNYGLAYGLSAFGLSQQLGITAEEARGLMENYFAGFGGVRDYLHEVVARARQDGYTSTILGRRRYLPDLVSDNRQRREMAERMALNAPIQGSAADIIKVAMLRVDGALREAGLRSRMLLQVHDELVFEVAPGEREALEALVRKEMGAAHPLSVPMEVSVGEGRDWNSADH
- a CDS encoding MerR family transcriptional regulator, with product MRIGEVARATGCTPRALRHYEERGLIVSTRAMNGYREYDPAVVTRVRNIRHLLDAGLTLDDVQVFLPCLDGDVAAAPPSPAGLKVGRDRLAVLNARIAAQVTVRDRLAAALHAAAPPPPSPVPGR
- a CDS encoding SDR family oxidoreductase, translated to MTRRTPRVVVVTGAGTGIGRATAQSFAAAGNQVVAVGRRAATLAETAAGRPGIVPLTTDVTAPDAPARIVDAALDRYGRLDVLVNNAGVAGGGALADLDEDAARRQMETNVLAPIRLAHAAVDALADTRGVLVNVTTSVGSRAWPGASVYAAGKAALDSLTRSWAVELAPRGVRVVAVAPGAVDTPIGVHGGLSPEQRAAIRDWQIARTPAGRIGRPEEVAWAIRRLCDPEAAFVTGVVLPVDGGAVVA